From one Gossypium hirsutum isolate 1008001.06 chromosome D08, Gossypium_hirsutum_v2.1, whole genome shotgun sequence genomic stretch:
- the LOC107962789 gene encoding protein argonaute 4, giving the protein MDSFEQDGNGAAPDSLPPPPPVPPDVVPIKAEPEPAKKKVVRVPMARRGLGSKGQKITLLTNHFKVNVGSSDGHFFHYCVSLYYEDGRPVDGKGVGRKVIERVQETYGNELAGKDFAYDGEKSLFTVGALPNNKHEFTVVLEDVTSNRNNGNASPDVHDDSNGQDRKRIKRPYQSKTFKVEISFAAKIPMQAIQNALRGQESENSQEALRVLDIVLRQHAAKQGCLLVRQSFFQNNPDNFTDIGGGVLGCRGFHSSFRASQGGLSLNIDVSTTMIIRPGPVVDFLLANQNARDPYSLDWTKAKRSLKNLRIKVSPSNQEYKITGLSEQLCKDQLFSLKQKSMKNDNGEAENLEITVYDYFVNHRNIQLRYSADLPCINVGKPKRPTYIPLELCSLVSLQRYTKALTTFQRASLVEKSRQKPQERMTVLSSALQRSNYGAEPMLRSCGISISTNFTQVEGRVLPAPRLKVGNGEDFFPRNGRWNFNNKKLVEPTKIERWAVVNFSARCDTNSLVRDLIRCGDMKGIRIDPPFDVFQESNQNRRCSPLVRVEKMFEDIQSKLPGAPQFLLCLLPDRKNSDLYGPWKKKNLSEFGIVTQCMAPTRVNDQYLTNLLLKINAKLGGLNSMLAIEQTPSIPVVSKVPTIILGMDVSHGSPGQSDIPSIAAVVSSRQWPLISRYRASVRTQSPKLEMIDSLFKKVSDKEDEGIMREVLLDFYTSSGKRKPDQIIIFRDGVSESQFNQVLNIELDQVIEACKFLDESWNPKFVVIVAQKNHHTKFFQQGSPDNVPPGTVIDNKICHPKNNDFYLCAHAGMIGTTRPTHYHVLLDQIGFSADDLQELVHSLSYVYQRSTTAISVVAPICYAHLAAAQVGTFMKFEDASETNSSHGGVTAPGAISVPQLPRLKENVCNSMFFC; this is encoded by the exons ATGGACTCGTTTGAGCAGGATGGAAATGGGGCGGCACCTGACTCTCtgcctccacccccacctgtgcCTCCTGATGTGGTGCCTATCAAAGCAGAACCTGAACCTGCAAAGAAGAAGGTTGTGCGAGTCCCAATGGCCAGGCGTGGTCTTGGATCTAAAGGGCAGAAGATAACTCTTCTCACCAATCACTTCAAAGTGAATGTTGGAAGCTCTGATGGACACTTCTTCCATTACTGT GTTTCTCTTTATTATGAAGATGGCCGTCCAGTTGATGGCAAGGGTGTTGGAAGAAAAGTGATAGAGAGGGTGCAAGAGACCTATGGCAATGAATTGGCTGGAAAGGACTTTGCTTATGATGGTGAGAAAAGTTTATTTACTGTTGGTGCTCTTCCAAATAACAAGCATGAGTTTACAGTTGTACTTGAGGATGTTACATCTAACAG AAACAACGGGAATGCAAGCCCTGATGTCCATGATGACTCAAATGGGCAAGACAGGAAGAGAATTAAACGGCCTTATCAGTCAAAGACCTTTAAAGTGGAGATCAGCTTTGCTGCAAAGATTCCCATGCAAGCGATTCAAAATGCTCTGCGTGGACAGGAATCAGAAAACTCACAAGAGGCCCTAAGGGTGTTGGATATCGTTTTACGGCAGCATGCTGCAAAACA GGGATGTCTACTCGTTCGCCAATCATTCTTTCAAAATAATCCTGATAATTTTACAGACATTGGAGGTGGTGTCCTGGGCTGCAGGGGCTTCCATTCTAGCTTCAGAGCCTCTCAAGGGGGCCTTTCCCTGAATATTG atgTCTCAACTACCATGATAATTCGTCCTGGTCCTGTTGTGGACTTTTTGCTTGCCAATCAGAATGCTAGAGATCCGTACTCCCTGGACTGGACCAAG GCTAAACGAAGCCTTAAGAACCTGAGGATAAAGGTCAGTCCATCCAATCAGGAGTACAAGATCACTGGATTGAGCGAGCAGTTGTGCAAAGATCAGTT GTTTTCATTGAAGCAGAAAAGCATGAAGAATGATAATGGTGAAGCTGAGAATCTAGAGATTACtgtttatgattattttgtcAACCATCGCAACATACAGTTGCGCTATTCTGCAGACCTGCCATGCATTAATGTCGGAAAGCCAAAACGGCCGACATATATTCCTTTGGAG CTCTGTTCCCTGGTGTCTTTGCAACGTTACACCAAAGCGTTAACCACTTTCCAGAGAGCTTCTTTGGTTGAAAAATCAAGACAGAAGCCTCAGGAAAGAATGACAGTCTTATCCAGT GCTTTACAGAGGAGCAACTATGGTGCTGAGCCAATGCTGCGTTCTTGTGGTATTTCTATCAGCACTAATTTCACCCAAGTCGAAGGTCGTGTTCTGCCAGCGCCAAGG TTAAAAGTGGGGAATGGTGAAGATTTCTTTCCTCGGAACGGGAGATGGAATTTTAATAACAAG AAATTAGTGGAGCCAACTAAGATTGAAAGATGGGCTGTTGTCAACTTCTCTGCACGATGTGATACGAATAGCCTTGTCCGGGATCTGATTAGATGTGGAGACATGAAAGGAATT CGGATAGACCCTCCATTTGATGTGTTCCAAGAGTCCAATCAGAACAGACGTTGCTCTCCTTTGGTTAGAGTCGAGAAAATGTTTGAGGATATCCAATCTAAACTTCCTGGAGCTCCACAGTTTCTTCTTTGTCTTTTACCTGATAGGAAAAATTCTGATCTTTATG GTCCATGGAAGAAGAAGAATCTTTCTGAGTTTGGCATAGTCACTCAGTGCATGGCTCCAACTAGGGTCAATGATCAGTACCTTACAAACCTGCTTCTAAAAATCAATGCAAAG CTTGGAGGACTGAATTCCATGCTAGCAATTGAgcaaacaccttcaattccagttgtttcaaaggttccaaccatcatccttggCATGGATGTGTCTCATGGCTCTCCTGGGCAGTCTGATATTCCATCAATTGCTGCG GTGGTCAGCTCCAGGCAGTGGCCTTTGATTTCCCGCTATAGAGCATCTGTTCGTACACAATCTCCTAAGCTTGAAATGATAGATTCTCTATTCAAAAAAGTGTCTGACAAGGAGGATGAAGGTATCATGAG GGAGGTTCTCTTggacttctatacaagttcaggAAAGAGGAAGCCTGATCAAATTATCATATTCAG GGATGGAGTTAGCGAGTCACAGTTCAATCAAGTATTGAACATTGAACTGGATCAAGTAATTGAG GCTTGCAAATTTCTTGATGAGAGTTGGAACCCCAAGTTTGTGGTCATTGTGGCACAGAAAAACCATCATACTAAGTTTTTCCAGCagggatctcctgacaatgtCCCGCCTG GAACCGTTATAGACAACAAAATCTGTCATCCTAAGAACAATGACTTCTATCTTTGTGCCCATGCTGGAATGATT GGAACCACGAGGCCTACTCATTATCATGTTCTCTTAGATCAGATTGGGTTTTCGGCTGATGATCTGCAGGAACTAGTCCACTCTCTGTCGTATGT GTATCAAAGGAGCACCACTGCCATATCTGTAG TTGCTCCTATTTGCTATGCACATTTGGCAGCCGCACAGGTGGGTACATTCATGAAGTTTGAAGATGCCTCAGAGACAAACTCGAGCCATGGTGGAGTTACCGCACCTGGAGCCATTTCTGTCCCTCAGCTGCCGAGGTTGAAGGAGAACGTCTGCAATTCCATGTTCTTCTGCTGA
- the LOC107962790 gene encoding UBP1-associated protein 2B, whose product MAKKRKQRSSEPQPTKTTPDPQPIQQQPEYVPDEDPNRKVEEELQLQEVEEEVEVEEEVEVEEEVEEEDDDDDDEEAQNQTLVGSSNANGAPKETGQEEDLDDEPFEKLLEPFGKDQLITLIRRAVDKHPEFISSVREFADADPSHRKIFVHGLSWDTTAETLTAEFCKYGEIEECKAVTDRVSGKSKGYAFILFKHRSGARRALKQPQKKIGNRTTSCQLASQGPVPAPPPTAPPVSEYTQRKIFVSNVSADLDPEKLLEFFKQYGEVEEGPLGLDKQTGKPKGFSLFVYRSVESARKALEEPHKNFEGHVLHCQKAIDGPKSTKGGYGGGTSGGHHQQYQQHQHQQGHQIQSHFHHAKKGKYSSGGSETGHLMAPSGPTAVGFNPGVAAGGFNPAAAAPALNPALGQALTALLAGQGGLGLGNLLGGLSGAPVNQGTPAAGYGNQVAGGYGVQGGYQNPQMGQGGAGRNQPGSGAPYMGH is encoded by the coding sequence ATGGCCAAAAAGCGAAAGCAACGATCCTCCGAACCCCAACCCACCAAAACAACGCCGGATCCTCAACCAATCCAACAACAACCCGAATATGTACCCGACGAAGATCCGAACCGCAAAGTAGAAGAGGAACTGCAACTACAGGAAGTGGAAGAGGAAGTAGAAGTGGAAGAAGAAGTTGAAGTAGAAGAGGAAGTTGAAGAAGAAGACGACGATGACGACGATGAAGAAGCTCAAAATCAAACCCTAGTCGGTTCCTCTAACGCCAACGGAGCCCCGAAAGAAACGGGTCAAGAAGAGGATTTGGACGACGAGCCGTTCGAGAAACTTCTGGAACCATTCGGGAAAGATCAATTGATTACCCTTATCAGGAGAGCCGTTGATAAGCACCCGGAATTTATCTCCTCAGTTCGGGAGTTCGCAGATGCGGACCCGTCCCATCGGAAGATCTTCGTTCATGGGCTAAGTTGGGATACCACTGCGGAAACCCTCACCGCCGAATTTTGTAAGTATGGGGAAATCGAAGAATGCAAAGCTGTTACCGATAGGGTTTCTGGGAAATCTAAAGGTTACGCCTTTATTCTATTTAAGCATCGTAGTGGGGCACGCCGGGCTTTGAAACAACCCCAGAAGAAGATTGGAAATCGAACTACTTCTTGCCAGTTGGCTTCACAGGGGCCGGTTCCGGCGCCGCCTCCTACGGCTCCTCCTGTTTCCGAGTATACTCAAAGGAAGATTTTTGTTAGCAATGTGTCAGCTGACTTGGACCCGGAGAAGTTGCTTGAGTTTTTTAAACAGTATGGGGAAGTTGAGGAAGGTCCATTGGGGCTCGATAAGCAGACGGGGAAACCAAAGGGGTTTTCCCTTTTTGTATACAGGTCGGTTGAGAGTGCGAGGAAAGCGTTAGAAGAGCCTCATAAAAATTTTGAAGGTCATGTTTTGCATTGCCAAAAAGCCATTGATGGGCCGAAATCGACTAAAGGGGGTTACGGAGGAGGTACTTCCGGTGGGCATCATCAGCAGTACCAACAGCATCAGCATCAGCAAGGACATCAGATTCAGTCTCATTTCCATCATGCTAAGAAGGGAAAGTACTCATCTGGTGGATCAGAGACTGGTCATTTGATGGCTCCATCTGGACCTACTGCAGTTGGGTTCAACCCTGGAGTTGCTGCTGGTGGGTTTAACCCTGCTGCTGCTGCACCTGCTTTAAACCCAGCGCTTGGACAGGCTTTGACTGCATTGCTTGCTGGCCAGGGTGGTTTGGGGCTTGGTAATCTGCTTGGAGGGCTTAGTGGCGCCCCTGTGAACCAAGGGACACCTGCTGCAGGGTATGGGAATCAGGTTGCTGGAGGCTATGGAGTGCAGGGTGGATATCAGAACCCACAGATGGGTCAGGGCGGTGCTGGTAGGAATCAACCTGGTAGTGGTGCTCCTTACATGGGACATTAG